The following are encoded together in the Diachasmimorpha longicaudata isolate KC_UGA_2023 chromosome 3, iyDiaLong2, whole genome shotgun sequence genome:
- the LOC135160286 gene encoding inositol-trisphosphate 3-kinase homolog isoform X3: protein MRYRNPNKSQRGQQRVKQQNDPSPTRQDRKDPSRDAAGSYTAISAFRQWRKTERTIIMGNRSSKASKRLAHSHAQKMEDFPLVLSDTTMPEEDLSLKFLALHALDLTAPASDVLLKNRLKSWFQLSGHPDVFAPAGPGTVWKRRTGGAENTERTVYEALSKDKQLSCYVPQFYREVEYKGDTFIELQDLLFGFDEPHVMDIKLGTRTFLESEVSTTVLRADLYDKMIAINPNAPTTTEHKTKTVTKMRYMQFREEQSSTWSHGFRIEAMKLPGGPPITDLKTVRSHESVTDTMRLFLGDNQSVCKMLLEKLRDLVATIEVSPYFQTHEVIGSSIFMIYDKEKVGVWLIDFAKTYPVPDGKRLNHRTPWVEGNHEEGLLFGLDNLISMLEEIQATL, encoded by the exons CCAAATAAGAGCCAGCGCGGCCAGCAAAGGGTGAAACAGCAGAATGACCCCTCACCAACTAGACAAGATCGAAAAGACCCCAGCAGGGATGCCGCAGGGTCATACACAGCCATTAGCGCTTTTCGTCAGTGGCGAAAAACCGAGCGCACGATCATCATGGGCAACAGGTCATCAAAAGCCTCTAAGCGACTTGCTCATTCTCATGCCCAAAAGATGGAAGATTTTCCACTTGTTCTGTCAGATACAACCATGCCTGAGGAGGATTTGTCGTTGAAATTTCTTGCCCTA CATGCTCTAGATCTGACGGCCCCGGCAAGCGACGTTCTTCTGAAGAATCGTCTAAAATCCTGGTTCCAGCTCTCAGGTCATCCAGACGTTTTCGCCCCAGCCGGTCCAGGGACTGTCTGGAAGCGTCGAACAGGGGGAGCCGAAAACACAGAGCGAACGGTCTACGAGGCCCTCTCCAAGGACAAGCAATTGAGTTGTTACGTTCCCCAATTCTATCGAGAGGTCGAGTACAAAGGAGACACCTTCATCGAGCTCCAGGACCTTCTGTTTGGGTTCGACGAACCACACGTTATGGATATTAAATTGGGAACGAGAACTTTTCTGGAGTCCGAAGTTTCCACAACAGTCCTGAGGGCGGATTTGTACGACAAGATGATCGCAATAAATCCTAATGCTCCGACGACCACTGAACACAAAACTAAGACAGTGACGAAGATGAGGTACATGCAGTTCAGAGAGGAGCAAAGCTCTACCTGGAGTCATGGGTTTAGGATCGAGGCGATGAAACTACCTGGAGGACCTCCAATCACTGATCTCAAGACTGTACGGAGTCATGAAAGTGTTACCGATACAATGAGGCTTTTTTTAGGGGATAATCAAAGCGTCTGCAAGATGTTACTAGAGAAGCTGAGGGACTTGGTGGCGACAATCGAGGTGTCCCCGTATTTTCAAACTCATGAG GTAATAGGTAGCAGTATTTTCATGATCTATGACAAAGAAAAGGTCGGTGTCTGGCTTATAGACTTCGCCAAGACTTACCCAGTGCCTGATGGTAAacgactcaatcatagaacaCCCTGGGTGGAGGGAAATCATGAAGAAGGATTACTCTTTGGTCTGGACAATCTCATTTCCATGCTCGAAGAAATTCAGGCCACCTTGTGA
- the LOC135160286 gene encoding inositol-trisphosphate 3-kinase homolog isoform X2, translated as MVFSLRPFMKGGFSATKKPNKSQRGQQRVKQQNDPSPTRQDRKDPSRDAAGSYTAISAFRQWRKTERTIIMGNRSSKASKRLAHSHAQKMEDFPLVLSDTTMPEEDLSLKFLALHALDLTAPASDVLLKNRLKSWFQLSGHPDVFAPAGPGTVWKRRTGGAENTERTVYEALSKDKQLSCYVPQFYREVEYKGDTFIELQDLLFGFDEPHVMDIKLGTRTFLESEVSTTVLRADLYDKMIAINPNAPTTTEHKTKTVTKMRYMQFREEQSSTWSHGFRIEAMKLPGGPPITDLKTVRSHESVTDTMRLFLGDNQSVCKMLLEKLRDLVATIEVSPYFQTHEVIGSSIFMIYDKEKVGVWLIDFAKTYPVPDGKRLNHRTPWVEGNHEEGLLFGLDNLISMLEEIQATL; from the exons CCAAATAAGAGCCAGCGCGGCCAGCAAAGGGTGAAACAGCAGAATGACCCCTCACCAACTAGACAAGATCGAAAAGACCCCAGCAGGGATGCCGCAGGGTCATACACAGCCATTAGCGCTTTTCGTCAGTGGCGAAAAACCGAGCGCACGATCATCATGGGCAACAGGTCATCAAAAGCCTCTAAGCGACTTGCTCATTCTCATGCCCAAAAGATGGAAGATTTTCCACTTGTTCTGTCAGATACAACCATGCCTGAGGAGGATTTGTCGTTGAAATTTCTTGCCCTA CATGCTCTAGATCTGACGGCCCCGGCAAGCGACGTTCTTCTGAAGAATCGTCTAAAATCCTGGTTCCAGCTCTCAGGTCATCCAGACGTTTTCGCCCCAGCCGGTCCAGGGACTGTCTGGAAGCGTCGAACAGGGGGAGCCGAAAACACAGAGCGAACGGTCTACGAGGCCCTCTCCAAGGACAAGCAATTGAGTTGTTACGTTCCCCAATTCTATCGAGAGGTCGAGTACAAAGGAGACACCTTCATCGAGCTCCAGGACCTTCTGTTTGGGTTCGACGAACCACACGTTATGGATATTAAATTGGGAACGAGAACTTTTCTGGAGTCCGAAGTTTCCACAACAGTCCTGAGGGCGGATTTGTACGACAAGATGATCGCAATAAATCCTAATGCTCCGACGACCACTGAACACAAAACTAAGACAGTGACGAAGATGAGGTACATGCAGTTCAGAGAGGAGCAAAGCTCTACCTGGAGTCATGGGTTTAGGATCGAGGCGATGAAACTACCTGGAGGACCTCCAATCACTGATCTCAAGACTGTACGGAGTCATGAAAGTGTTACCGATACAATGAGGCTTTTTTTAGGGGATAATCAAAGCGTCTGCAAGATGTTACTAGAGAAGCTGAGGGACTTGGTGGCGACAATCGAGGTGTCCCCGTATTTTCAAACTCATGAG GTAATAGGTAGCAGTATTTTCATGATCTATGACAAAGAAAAGGTCGGTGTCTGGCTTATAGACTTCGCCAAGACTTACCCAGTGCCTGATGGTAAacgactcaatcatagaacaCCCTGGGTGGAGGGAAATCATGAAGAAGGATTACTCTTTGGTCTGGACAATCTCATTTCCATGCTCGAAGAAATTCAGGCCACCTTGTGA
- the LOC135160286 gene encoding inositol-trisphosphate 3-kinase homolog isoform X4: MISPNKSQRGQQRVKQQNDPSPTRQDRKDPSRDAAGSYTAISAFRQWRKTERTIIMGNRSSKASKRLAHSHAQKMEDFPLVLSDTTMPEEDLSLKFLALHALDLTAPASDVLLKNRLKSWFQLSGHPDVFAPAGPGTVWKRRTGGAENTERTVYEALSKDKQLSCYVPQFYREVEYKGDTFIELQDLLFGFDEPHVMDIKLGTRTFLESEVSTTVLRADLYDKMIAINPNAPTTTEHKTKTVTKMRYMQFREEQSSTWSHGFRIEAMKLPGGPPITDLKTVRSHESVTDTMRLFLGDNQSVCKMLLEKLRDLVATIEVSPYFQTHEVIGSSIFMIYDKEKVGVWLIDFAKTYPVPDGKRLNHRTPWVEGNHEEGLLFGLDNLISMLEEIQATL, translated from the exons CCAAATAAGAGCCAGCGCGGCCAGCAAAGGGTGAAACAGCAGAATGACCCCTCACCAACTAGACAAGATCGAAAAGACCCCAGCAGGGATGCCGCAGGGTCATACACAGCCATTAGCGCTTTTCGTCAGTGGCGAAAAACCGAGCGCACGATCATCATGGGCAACAGGTCATCAAAAGCCTCTAAGCGACTTGCTCATTCTCATGCCCAAAAGATGGAAGATTTTCCACTTGTTCTGTCAGATACAACCATGCCTGAGGAGGATTTGTCGTTGAAATTTCTTGCCCTA CATGCTCTAGATCTGACGGCCCCGGCAAGCGACGTTCTTCTGAAGAATCGTCTAAAATCCTGGTTCCAGCTCTCAGGTCATCCAGACGTTTTCGCCCCAGCCGGTCCAGGGACTGTCTGGAAGCGTCGAACAGGGGGAGCCGAAAACACAGAGCGAACGGTCTACGAGGCCCTCTCCAAGGACAAGCAATTGAGTTGTTACGTTCCCCAATTCTATCGAGAGGTCGAGTACAAAGGAGACACCTTCATCGAGCTCCAGGACCTTCTGTTTGGGTTCGACGAACCACACGTTATGGATATTAAATTGGGAACGAGAACTTTTCTGGAGTCCGAAGTTTCCACAACAGTCCTGAGGGCGGATTTGTACGACAAGATGATCGCAATAAATCCTAATGCTCCGACGACCACTGAACACAAAACTAAGACAGTGACGAAGATGAGGTACATGCAGTTCAGAGAGGAGCAAAGCTCTACCTGGAGTCATGGGTTTAGGATCGAGGCGATGAAACTACCTGGAGGACCTCCAATCACTGATCTCAAGACTGTACGGAGTCATGAAAGTGTTACCGATACAATGAGGCTTTTTTTAGGGGATAATCAAAGCGTCTGCAAGATGTTACTAGAGAAGCTGAGGGACTTGGTGGCGACAATCGAGGTGTCCCCGTATTTTCAAACTCATGAG GTAATAGGTAGCAGTATTTTCATGATCTATGACAAAGAAAAGGTCGGTGTCTGGCTTATAGACTTCGCCAAGACTTACCCAGTGCCTGATGGTAAacgactcaatcatagaacaCCCTGGGTGGAGGGAAATCATGAAGAAGGATTACTCTTTGGTCTGGACAATCTCATTTCCATGCTCGAAGAAATTCAGGCCACCTTGTGA
- the LOC135160286 gene encoding inositol-trisphosphate 3-kinase homolog isoform X1 yields the protein MSSTVCHAPMPPRIEAFTTRLCLRAVDQYERLFQTHFNKPNKSQRGQQRVKQQNDPSPTRQDRKDPSRDAAGSYTAISAFRQWRKTERTIIMGNRSSKASKRLAHSHAQKMEDFPLVLSDTTMPEEDLSLKFLALHALDLTAPASDVLLKNRLKSWFQLSGHPDVFAPAGPGTVWKRRTGGAENTERTVYEALSKDKQLSCYVPQFYREVEYKGDTFIELQDLLFGFDEPHVMDIKLGTRTFLESEVSTTVLRADLYDKMIAINPNAPTTTEHKTKTVTKMRYMQFREEQSSTWSHGFRIEAMKLPGGPPITDLKTVRSHESVTDTMRLFLGDNQSVCKMLLEKLRDLVATIEVSPYFQTHEVIGSSIFMIYDKEKVGVWLIDFAKTYPVPDGKRLNHRTPWVEGNHEEGLLFGLDNLISMLEEIQATL from the exons CCAAATAAGAGCCAGCGCGGCCAGCAAAGGGTGAAACAGCAGAATGACCCCTCACCAACTAGACAAGATCGAAAAGACCCCAGCAGGGATGCCGCAGGGTCATACACAGCCATTAGCGCTTTTCGTCAGTGGCGAAAAACCGAGCGCACGATCATCATGGGCAACAGGTCATCAAAAGCCTCTAAGCGACTTGCTCATTCTCATGCCCAAAAGATGGAAGATTTTCCACTTGTTCTGTCAGATACAACCATGCCTGAGGAGGATTTGTCGTTGAAATTTCTTGCCCTA CATGCTCTAGATCTGACGGCCCCGGCAAGCGACGTTCTTCTGAAGAATCGTCTAAAATCCTGGTTCCAGCTCTCAGGTCATCCAGACGTTTTCGCCCCAGCCGGTCCAGGGACTGTCTGGAAGCGTCGAACAGGGGGAGCCGAAAACACAGAGCGAACGGTCTACGAGGCCCTCTCCAAGGACAAGCAATTGAGTTGTTACGTTCCCCAATTCTATCGAGAGGTCGAGTACAAAGGAGACACCTTCATCGAGCTCCAGGACCTTCTGTTTGGGTTCGACGAACCACACGTTATGGATATTAAATTGGGAACGAGAACTTTTCTGGAGTCCGAAGTTTCCACAACAGTCCTGAGGGCGGATTTGTACGACAAGATGATCGCAATAAATCCTAATGCTCCGACGACCACTGAACACAAAACTAAGACAGTGACGAAGATGAGGTACATGCAGTTCAGAGAGGAGCAAAGCTCTACCTGGAGTCATGGGTTTAGGATCGAGGCGATGAAACTACCTGGAGGACCTCCAATCACTGATCTCAAGACTGTACGGAGTCATGAAAGTGTTACCGATACAATGAGGCTTTTTTTAGGGGATAATCAAAGCGTCTGCAAGATGTTACTAGAGAAGCTGAGGGACTTGGTGGCGACAATCGAGGTGTCCCCGTATTTTCAAACTCATGAG GTAATAGGTAGCAGTATTTTCATGATCTATGACAAAGAAAAGGTCGGTGTCTGGCTTATAGACTTCGCCAAGACTTACCCAGTGCCTGATGGTAAacgactcaatcatagaacaCCCTGGGTGGAGGGAAATCATGAAGAAGGATTACTCTTTGGTCTGGACAATCTCATTTCCATGCTCGAAGAAATTCAGGCCACCTTGTGA